In Halorussus limi, a genomic segment contains:
- a CDS encoding GNAT family N-acetyltransferase, with protein MATPQLEFETDVASRIYRYVERHGSATREEVRDEVRVEETDGAKPPRSGTESAARLSVAESNEYIDDLLDSGPLTERDGRLYVSPDVESETHETDEFEYVIRPADEDDREAIADRIRAVADEGAIVVDESVADAIERDGALIRLNERESRMFFVAETRPEGGSEDAGGRSENGEIVGWVHVQGFELPARSHTAELTVGVTPEYRERGIGGTLLERGIAWAAEQDCIKVYQSLPATNEAALDMLDEHGWEREATRDDHYEVEGKLVDEVQMAKRLDAE; from the coding sequence ATGGCGACACCGCAACTGGAGTTCGAGACCGACGTGGCGAGTCGCATCTACCGGTACGTCGAACGCCACGGGTCGGCCACCCGCGAGGAGGTCCGCGACGAGGTCCGAGTCGAGGAGACCGACGGGGCCAAGCCGCCGCGGTCGGGGACCGAGTCGGCGGCCCGACTCTCGGTCGCGGAGTCGAACGAGTACATCGACGACCTGCTCGACTCGGGTCCGCTGACCGAGCGAGACGGTCGACTCTACGTCTCGCCCGACGTGGAGTCAGAGACCCACGAGACCGACGAGTTCGAGTACGTGATTCGGCCCGCCGACGAGGACGACCGCGAGGCGATCGCCGACCGAATCCGAGCGGTGGCCGACGAGGGAGCCATCGTCGTGGACGAGAGCGTCGCCGACGCCATAGAGCGGGACGGCGCGCTGATTCGACTCAACGAGCGCGAGTCGCGGATGTTCTTCGTGGCCGAGACGCGACCCGAGGGCGGGTCGGAGGACGCCGGCGGACGGTCCGAGAACGGCGAAATCGTCGGCTGGGTCCACGTTCAGGGGTTCGAACTTCCGGCCCGGAGCCACACCGCCGAACTCACGGTCGGGGTCACGCCCGAGTACCGCGAGCGGGGCATCGGCGGGACGCTCCTCGAACGCGGCATCGCGTGGGCCGCCGAGCAGGACTGCATCAAGGTGTATCAGAGCCTCCCGGCGACCAACGAGGCGGCCCTCGACATGCTCGACGAACACGGCTGGGAGCGCGAGGCGACCCGCGACGACCACTACGAGGTCGAGGGCAAACTCGTGGACGAGGTCCAGATGGCGAAGCGACTCGACGCCGAGTAG
- a CDS encoding bacterio-opsin activator domain-containing protein: MSTIAQLAIPAEEFALRETLPRVPDVAVEAERVVAHDEGRVMPFVWAAGEDLDAFEDALADDPSVENERRLTDLPDGRFYQMEWVESVEVLLHSMTEHGAAVLKARGRDDRWHLRILFSDRAAVSQTHEFCRERELRADVEQIHELEGRDDGGGRHGLTAEQYEAVTTALETGYYEVPRGASARDLAERLDISHQALSERLRRGHGNLVANALTVDAVHGDETGENDPDGE; this comes from the coding sequence ATGAGCACCATCGCGCAACTGGCGATTCCGGCCGAGGAGTTCGCGCTCCGGGAGACGCTCCCGCGCGTCCCCGACGTGGCGGTCGAGGCCGAGCGCGTCGTCGCTCACGACGAGGGGCGGGTGATGCCGTTCGTGTGGGCCGCGGGCGAGGACTTGGACGCGTTCGAGGACGCGCTCGCCGACGACCCGTCGGTCGAGAACGAGCGGCGACTCACCGACCTGCCGGACGGCCGGTTCTACCAGATGGAGTGGGTCGAGTCGGTCGAGGTCCTGCTCCACTCGATGACCGAACACGGGGCCGCGGTGCTGAAGGCCCGCGGCCGCGACGACCGGTGGCACCTCCGCATCCTGTTCTCGGACAGGGCGGCGGTCTCCCAGACCCACGAGTTCTGTCGGGAGCGCGAACTCCGGGCCGACGTCGAGCAGATACACGAACTCGAAGGCCGGGACGACGGTGGCGGCCGGCACGGCCTGACGGCCGAACAGTACGAGGCGGTCACGACCGCGCTCGAAACCGGCTACTACGAGGTGCCCCGCGGGGCCTCCGCGCGCGACCTCGCCGAGCGACTCGACATCTCCCATCAGGCGCTCTCGGAGCGACTTCGCCGCGGCCACGGCAACCTCGTCGCCAACGCGCTGACCGTGGACGCGGTCCACGGCGATGAGACCGGTGAGAACGACCCCGACGGGGAGTAG
- a CDS encoding CPBP family intramembrane glutamic endopeptidase, whose translation MPSRTLTFRGGARTAIGFVVAFALVLTGAMPVKRAVSDASGPVTLAFRVSVFVVLAGIALVALRREDVEIADLGLSSRHLPPAVVAFGGVWVALNLLGVGAAAVTGNPWGLGLLRETTPVLVAGLPAPRVTTLLFFFLAVGMVEEFAMRGYFQTKVVALLGDDTRTRVALGILTASLVFGLGHVPSALVAGASVRGTLSAVALSAASGVAFGVLYETTRNLYFVGFLHGLGDTWPLVVDWMDWSGSALGAFLFGIAVVYFGAALVYRYWALDTDLTPAIRRRESSRSAATGSAVPRETPKSESE comes from the coding sequence ATGCCGAGTCGAACGCTCACCTTCCGCGGGGGAGCGCGGACGGCTATCGGGTTCGTCGTCGCGTTCGCGCTAGTCCTGACGGGAGCGATGCCGGTAAAGCGGGCCGTGTCCGACGCGTCGGGTCCGGTCACGCTTGCGTTCCGGGTCTCCGTGTTCGTCGTACTGGCGGGAATCGCTCTGGTCGCACTCCGGCGGGAGGACGTCGAAATCGCCGACCTCGGACTGTCGTCGCGCCACCTCCCTCCGGCAGTCGTCGCCTTCGGCGGCGTGTGGGTGGCGCTGAACCTCCTCGGCGTCGGAGCGGCCGCGGTTACCGGTAACCCGTGGGGTCTCGGCCTCCTCCGGGAGACCACGCCCGTTCTCGTCGCGGGTCTTCCGGCACCGCGAGTGACGACGCTGCTCTTTTTCTTCCTCGCCGTCGGGATGGTCGAGGAGTTCGCGATGCGGGGATACTTCCAGACGAAAGTCGTCGCGCTACTCGGCGACGACACCCGGACTCGCGTCGCACTCGGAATCCTGACCGCGAGCCTCGTGTTCGGCCTCGGACACGTTCCGAGCGCGCTGGTTGCCGGCGCGTCCGTGCGAGGAACTCTCTCGGCCGTGGCGCTGAGCGCGGCCTCGGGAGTCGCGTTCGGGGTGCTCTACGAGACCACGCGGAACCTCTACTTCGTGGGTTTCCTGCACGGACTCGGCGACACGTGGCCGCTCGTCGTCGATTGGATGGATTGGTCGGGGAGCGCGCTCGGCGCGTTTCTGTTCGGTATCGCGGTCGTCTACTTCGGAGCGGCGTTGGTCTATCGCTACTGGGCGCTCGACACCGACCTGACGCCGGCGATTCGGCGCCGGGAGTCGAGTCGTTCCGCCGCCACCGGGAGTGCGGTCCCGAGGGAGACTCCGAAGTCGGAGTCCGAGTAA
- the arcS gene encoding archaeosine synthase subunit alpha codes for MTDYFEVHERDGPARIAELRLADPVTTPAIADDFLADAGSLWTADREVPEGSDDELTILPHRGFPSGTDEEVMDSFAVEYPDVDYPSAAVVAPETADDYGADAYVVSGAQGFVGHGAGFREAIVETRESVPADSALYLPGVATPANVATLVYAGVDLVDADRAVVAGTQGEYLTSEGRHFLEDLSELPCACPACQKPVSEFTREDCAAHNENALRAELGIVRERIRAGRLRDYIEGQARHDQWLTAAFREFDQQWSYLEQRTPLIRDTELSAATEDTLQRVEIKRFADRVTTRYESRFDNPLVLVPCSAAKPYSESQSHGQFHDAIQFRGHTVSMTSPIGVVPQELELTYPAQHYDSVVTGRWSEDEKQFVAEVLRRYLERNDYPRVIAHVPPEGYRDVCERVEAELGMDFEYTVSDHPTTTESLGNLMRTLDGELKYGKRERQHNTVRAIADYQFGAGAGDALFDEIRTEARYPKLRVHDSEGEQLAAMVPQYGVLSFTLAGARRWVESDAPTKRVEIDSFAPHGSVLAPGVVDADDDVRVGDEVVIEGPKAFAIGRAEMSGPEMAESTRGIATTVRHVEEK; via the coding sequence ATGACCGACTACTTCGAGGTCCACGAGCGCGACGGCCCGGCGCGAATCGCCGAGTTGCGCCTCGCGGACCCCGTGACGACGCCCGCCATCGCGGACGACTTTCTCGCGGACGCCGGAAGCCTCTGGACCGCCGACCGGGAGGTTCCGGAGGGGAGCGACGACGAACTCACGATTCTGCCCCACCGCGGGTTCCCGAGCGGAACCGACGAGGAGGTTATGGACTCGTTCGCGGTCGAGTACCCCGACGTGGACTACCCGAGCGCCGCAGTGGTCGCGCCGGAGACCGCCGACGACTACGGCGCGGACGCCTACGTCGTCTCGGGCGCGCAGGGGTTCGTCGGCCACGGTGCCGGGTTCAGAGAGGCTATCGTCGAGACCCGCGAGTCCGTCCCGGCCGACAGCGCGCTCTACCTGCCCGGCGTCGCCACGCCGGCGAACGTCGCCACGCTGGTCTACGCTGGCGTTGATTTGGTGGACGCCGACCGCGCGGTGGTCGCGGGCACGCAGGGCGAGTACCTGACCAGCGAGGGACGCCACTTCCTCGAGGACCTCTCGGAACTCCCCTGCGCCTGCCCGGCCTGTCAGAAACCGGTCTCGGAGTTCACGCGCGAGGACTGCGCCGCCCACAACGAGAACGCCCTCCGGGCCGAACTCGGAATCGTCCGCGAGCGCATCCGGGCGGGCCGACTCCGCGACTACATCGAGGGACAGGCCCGCCACGACCAGTGGCTGACCGCGGCGTTCCGGGAGTTCGACCAGCAGTGGTCGTACCTCGAACAGCGCACGCCGCTCATCCGGGACACCGAACTCTCGGCGGCGACTGAGGACACCCTCCAGCGCGTCGAAATCAAGCGGTTCGCCGACCGGGTGACGACCCGCTACGAGAGTCGGTTCGACAACCCGCTGGTGCTGGTGCCCTGCTCGGCCGCCAAGCCCTACAGCGAGTCCCAGAGCCACGGCCAGTTCCACGACGCCATCCAGTTCCGGGGCCACACGGTGTCGATGACCTCGCCCATCGGCGTCGTCCCGCAGGAACTCGAACTGACCTACCCCGCCCAGCACTACGACTCGGTGGTGACGGGCCGGTGGTCCGAGGACGAGAAGCAGTTCGTCGCCGAAGTCCTGCGGCGCTACTTGGAGCGAAACGACTACCCCCGCGTCATCGCCCACGTCCCGCCGGAAGGGTATCGGGACGTGTGCGAGCGAGTCGAGGCGGAACTCGGCATGGACTTCGAGTACACCGTCTCCGACCACCCCACGACGACCGAATCGCTGGGCAACCTGATGCGGACGCTCGACGGCGAACTCAAGTACGGCAAGCGCGAGCGCCAGCACAACACGGTCCGGGCCATCGCCGACTACCAGTTCGGGGCGGGCGCGGGCGACGCCCTGTTCGACGAGATTCGGACCGAGGCCCGCTATCCGAAGCTCCGGGTCCACGACTCCGAGGGCGAGCAGTTGGCCGCGATGGTGCCCCAGTACGGCGTCCTGTCGTTTACCCTCGCGGGCGCTCGCCGGTGGGTCGAGTCGGACGCCCCGACCAAGCGCGTCGAAATCGACAGTTTCGCGCCCCACGGGAGCGTCCTCGCGCCGGGCGTCGTGGACGCCGACGACGACGTGCGCGTCGGCGACGAGGTAGTAATCGAGGGACCGAAGGCGTTCGCAATCGGCCGCGCCGAGATGTCCGGCCCGGAGATGGCCGAGAGCACGCGCGGTATCGCCACCACCGTCCGGCACGTCGAGGAGAAGTAG
- a CDS encoding MoaD/ThiS family protein, with product MQSDARTAETTGEGNEPAEQTTDERETTAATPDERETTVEVRCTGHVRTAIGESRLEYTFEGATLRAFLDAFFAEYDVKDLLLAETEDEATTRGWADPPEDLPGTWRKNPEGEQTRTYARVLVDGQFNEHLAGLDTRLRDGDRVGLLYPFIFCC from the coding sequence ATGCAGAGCGACGCACGGACCGCCGAGACGACCGGCGAGGGGAACGAACCCGCGGAGCAGACCACCGACGAACGCGAGACTACCGCCGCGACTCCCGACGAACGCGAGACCACGGTCGAGGTCCGATGTACCGGCCACGTCAGAACCGCTATCGGGGAGTCGAGACTGGAGTACACCTTCGAGGGGGCCACGCTCCGGGCGTTCCTCGACGCCTTCTTCGCCGAGTACGACGTGAAGGACCTGCTCCTCGCCGAGACGGAGGACGAGGCGACCACCCGCGGGTGGGCCGACCCGCCCGAGGACCTGCCCGGCACGTGGCGCAAGAACCCCGAGGGCGAGCAGACTCGGACCTACGCCCGCGTGCTGGTCGACGGCCAGTTCAACGAACACCTCGCCGGACTCGACACTCGCCTGCGAGACGGCGACCGAGTCGGCCTGCTCTACCCGTTCATCTTCTGTTGCTGA
- the tgtA gene encoding tRNA guanosine(15) transglycosylase TgtA: MTRDHFEIRDQDGLGRIGELDVPRAGVTVETPALLPVINPHVRTVEPSRLESEFGAEILITNSYIFYGSDDYREAALDRGLHDVLDFDGAIMTDSGSFQLAEYGEIDVTTPEILQFQHEVGSDIGTPVDIPTPPDVPREQAEDELATTQERLEVAEGVEVGEMLVNAPVQGSTYPDLREAAGRHAEASDLDVFPVGAVVPLMNDYRYAEMVDVVAGAKRGLGADAPVHLFGAGHPMMFALAVAMGCDLFDSAAYALYARDDRYLTVRGTEQLDDLDYFPCSCPVCADHTPAELRRLDDREREELLAEHNLHVTFREIRTVKQALRSGNLLELVETRARAHPAMLDGYRALVSHAEQLEREDSVSKGAFFYLSGESARRPEVVRHQDRLERLSLDAGDRVLLTEGGPSDRYDESWRVVAPFGPFPRHLSETYPLTAEVPERMDAEGYRSAAEGVARLAASNPETEFTLAHHDWPESALALVPEGVDVADLAE, translated from the coding sequence ATGACCAGAGACCACTTCGAGATACGCGACCAAGACGGACTCGGTCGCATCGGGGAACTGGACGTCCCCCGCGCGGGCGTCACCGTCGAGACGCCGGCGCTCCTGCCCGTCATCAACCCCCACGTTCGGACCGTCGAGCCCTCCCGACTCGAATCCGAGTTCGGCGCGGAGATTCTCATCACGAACTCCTACATCTTCTACGGGAGCGACGACTACCGCGAGGCGGCGCTGGACCGGGGCCTCCACGACGTGCTCGACTTCGACGGGGCCATCATGACCGACTCGGGGTCGTTCCAGTTGGCCGAGTACGGCGAAATCGACGTGACAACGCCCGAAATCCTTCAATTCCAGCACGAGGTGGGGAGCGACATCGGGACGCCAGTGGACATCCCGACGCCGCCGGACGTGCCCCGCGAGCAGGCCGAAGACGAGTTGGCGACCACCCAAGAGCGCCTCGAAGTCGCCGAAGGGGTCGAGGTCGGCGAGATGCTCGTCAACGCGCCCGTGCAGGGTTCGACCTACCCCGACCTGCGGGAGGCGGCGGGTCGCCACGCCGAGGCCTCCGACTTGGACGTGTTCCCGGTCGGTGCCGTGGTCCCCCTGATGAACGACTACCGATACGCCGAGATGGTGGACGTGGTCGCCGGAGCGAAGCGCGGCCTCGGCGCGGACGCGCCGGTCCACCTCTTCGGCGCGGGCCACCCGATGATGTTCGCGCTGGCGGTCGCGATGGGGTGCGACCTGTTCGACTCGGCGGCGTACGCTCTCTACGCCCGCGACGACCGCTACCTGACGGTCCGGGGCACCGAACAACTCGACGACCTCGACTACTTCCCCTGCTCGTGTCCGGTCTGCGCCGACCACACCCCGGCGGAACTGCGGCGCCTCGACGACCGCGAGCGCGAGGAACTGCTGGCCGAACACAACCTCCACGTCACGTTCCGCGAGATTCGGACCGTCAAGCAGGCCCTGCGGTCGGGGAACCTGCTCGAACTGGTCGAGACCCGCGCCCGCGCCCACCCCGCGATGCTCGACGGCTACCGGGCGCTGGTCTCCCACGCCGAGCAACTGGAGCGCGAGGACTCGGTGTCGAAAGGAGCCTTCTTCTACCTCTCGGGCGAGAGCGCCCGGCGGCCCGAGGTCGTCCGCCATCAGGACCGACTGGAACGGCTGAGTCTCGACGCCGGCGACCGGGTCCTGCTCACGGAGGGCGGGCCGAGCGACCGCTACGACGAGTCGTGGCGGGTCGTCGCCCCGTTCGGGCCGTTCCCCCGTCACCTCTCGGAGACCTACCCGCTGACCGCGGAGGTTCCCGAGCGCATGGACGCCGAGGGCTACCGGTCGGCCGCCGAGGGCGTCGCCCGCCTCGCGGCGTCGAACCCCGAGACGGAGTTCACGCTGGCCCACCACGACTGGCCCGAGAGCGCGCTGGCGCTGGTGCCCGAGGGCGTGGACGTGGCGGACCTCGCGGAGTGA